The nucleotide sequence CATTTGCGGGCAAGAAAGTGTTCGGTCCGCGCGTGGGCCTGTATGCTGGTCTGGTACTGGCGTCGAGCCTGTTCTGGCTGGCTTCCGGCCAGATCAATTCGCTCGACATGGGCCTGTCCGGCATGATGACCCTGACCCTGGCCAGCCTGCTGGTGGCCCAGCGCGACGACGCCACCGCGGGTGAGCGCCGCAACTGGATGCTGGTATGCTGGGCTGGCATGGCGCTGGCCGTGCTGGCCAAGGGCTTGATCGGCATCGTCTTGCCGGGCGCCGTGCTGGTGCTGTATTCGCTGTGCGCGCGCGACTGGCGCATCTGGACGCGTCTGCATCTGGTCAAGGGCTTGCTGGTGTTCTTTGCCATCGCCACACCGTGGTTCGTGCTGGTCGCCCTGCGCAATCCGGAGCAGCCGCATTTCTTCTTCATCCACGAGCATTTCCAGCGCTTCCTGATGAAGGGGCACAAGCGCGAAGGCGCCTGGTACTACTTCCTGGTCCTGCTCATTCCCGGCATCCTGCCATGGATAGGCGTGCTGCCGCAAAGCCTGGCCGCCGCCTTCAAGCGCCAGGAGGGTGCCTTCCAGCCCCGCTTGATGCTGCTGGTCTGGGCCGTCTTCATTTTCTTCTTCTTCAGCTATTCGACCTCGAAGCTGCCTGGCTATATCGTGCCCATCTTCCCAGCGCTGGCCCTGCTGGTGGCGCTGTACCTGGAATCGGCGTCGCGCCGCCAGCGCCTGTTCGCCGCAGGCCTGCTGTGCGTGCTGGGCGCGGCCATCCTTATCGGCGGACCGATCGCCTTCGGCAAGGCCAGCGCGCGCGACGCGGAAGCCTTGATCGCGCTCAAGGGCTACCAGCCATGGCTGATGGCGGCCGGCTTCTTCGCCCTGGCCGGCGGCGCCCTGGCCTTGCTGCATGCGCGCCAGTTGCGCCGCGACATGACCGTGCTGACGATCGCCGGCGCCGGCTTCCTGGCCACGCACTGCATCCTGGCCGGTTCCGAACTGTATGGCCAGAACCGCGCAGGCACCGACATGCTGCCGCAGATCCAGGCCGAACTGACGGCCGATACCAAGCTCTATTCTGTCGGCATTTATGAACAGTCGCTCACGTATTACCTGCAGCGGCCCGTGATCCTCGTCGATTACTGGGATGAATTCACGTTTGGCCTGAAACAGCAGCCCGAACTGTCCATCCCGACCATCGAACCGTTCATCACGCAGTGGACGAACGATGCCAACGCCGGCGTGCACGACATGGCCATTATCAGCCTGGACCGTTACAAGAGCTTGCAACAACGTGGCGTGCCCATGCGTGTTATTGCCGAGGACGCGCGCCGCATGGTGATTGCCAACAAATAAATGTTTAAAGGAGTGCGAGCCAGTGCGGCTCGCACTCCCGGCCAGCTTGCCGCACCCCATACCAGCATGATTTTTCACCGCTGAACCGACTGCGCCGCCATACTGACGATATAAAATAGCTATGCCTGCCGGCGGACGTTGACCGCATTGGCAGCCTCGGCGACGACGCCCCTGACAAAATACAGAACCAAGAACCGCACCCCATGACCTCTACCCTGCCCTTTTTGCCTTTTTCCAAACCCACCATCGATGAAGCAACCATCGCCGCCGTCGGCGAGGTGCTGCGCTCGGGCTGGATCACCAGCGGCCCGAAAGTGCAAGCCTTCGAAGCCCAGCTGTCCGAGTATTTCGGCGGGCGCCCCGTGCGCACCTTCAATTCGGGTACCTGTACCATGGAAATCGCGCTGCGCATCGCCGGTGTCAAGCCTGGCGACGAAGTCATCACGACGCCCGTGTCATGGGTAGCGACGGCCAACGTCATCATCGAAGTGGGCGCCACGCCCGTGTTTGCCGATATCGACCCCGTCACCCGGAATATCGACCTCGACAAGCTGGAAGCGGCCATCACCCCGCGTACGAAAGCCATCATCCCCGTCTACCTTTCGGGCCTGCCTGTCGACATGGACCGCCTGTACGCGATTGCTGAAAAGTACAATTTAAGGGTCGTGGAAGATGCGGCGCAAGCGTTCGGTTCCACCTGGAAGGGCAAGCGCATCGGCGCGTTTGGCGACTTCGTCTCGTTCAGCTTCCAGGCGAACAAGAACATCACCACGGGCGAAGGCGGCTGCCTCGTCCTCAACAACCTGGAAGAAGCCAGGCTGGCCGAGAAGTACCGGCTGCAAGGCGTCACGCGCAGCGGCGTCGACGGCATCGATGTCGATGTTCTGGGCGGCAAATACAATATGAGCGACATCATGGCCGCCATCGGACTGGGCCAGTTTGCCAACATCGAGGCCATCACGGCCCACCGCCGCGCACTGGCACGCCACTACTTCGCGCAATTCGGCAGCGACTTCGAAGCGGCGAGCGGCGCCCAGCTGCCCGTGCAGGATTTCGAC is from Janthinobacterium sp. 61 and encodes:
- a CDS encoding DegT/DnrJ/EryC1/StrS aminotransferase family protein encodes the protein MTSTLPFLPFSKPTIDEATIAAVGEVLRSGWITSGPKVQAFEAQLSEYFGGRPVRTFNSGTCTMEIALRIAGVKPGDEVITTPVSWVATANVIIEVGATPVFADIDPVTRNIDLDKLEAAITPRTKAIIPVYLSGLPVDMDRLYAIAEKYNLRVVEDAAQAFGSTWKGKRIGAFGDFVSFSFQANKNITTGEGGCLVLNNLEEARLAEKYRLQGVTRSGVDGIDVDVLGGKYNMSDIMAAIGLGQFANIEAITAHRRALARHYFAQFGSDFEAASGAQLPVQDFDNSNWHLFQIILPDNGPGTRAAFMQQMAQQNVGTGYHYAPIHLFTMYRERGFTEGMFPVSEKIGRLTVTLPMFYAMTTQDVERAVATVKSILIK
- a CDS encoding glycosyltransferase family 39 protein — encoded protein: MKINVNELHSSRLLMWSLLGIFIVVTLYALGVRTLVPPDEGRYAEMAREMFVTGDWITTRLNGIKYFEKPPLQTWMNALTFAAFGLGEWQARLWTGLCGIIGVCMTAFAGKKVFGPRVGLYAGLVLASSLFWLASGQINSLDMGLSGMMTLTLASLLVAQRDDATAGERRNWMLVCWAGMALAVLAKGLIGIVLPGAVLVLYSLCARDWRIWTRLHLVKGLLVFFAIATPWFVLVALRNPEQPHFFFIHEHFQRFLMKGHKREGAWYYFLVLLIPGILPWIGVLPQSLAAAFKRQEGAFQPRLMLLVWAVFIFFFFSYSTSKLPGYIVPIFPALALLVALYLESASRRQRLFAAGLLCVLGAAILIGGPIAFGKASARDAEALIALKGYQPWLMAAGFFALAGGALALLHARQLRRDMTVLTIAGAGFLATHCILAGSELYGQNRAGTDMLPQIQAELTADTKLYSVGIYEQSLTYYLQRPVILVDYWDEFTFGLKQQPELSIPTIEPFITQWTNDANAGVHDMAIISLDRYKSLQQRGVPMRVIAEDARRMVIANK